A region from the Brassica napus cultivar Da-Ae chromosome C8, Da-Ae, whole genome shotgun sequence genome encodes:
- the LOC125591985 gene encoding uncharacterized protein LOC125591985 produces the protein MSGDADSSKSTSGYLVTFAGGAVAWQSRLQKCVALSTTEAEFIAAVEACKELLWMKNFCEEIGFKQEKYVLLCDSQSAICLGKNSTFHSKSKHIQRRYHWIRDVVASKEMELEKVHTDDNGADMMTKSLPRGKLETLPLQKSDHARQSYDFYKERFQPTDDLPFSYDEMNPIALEIYKGDRLSVLEQCHKTRKICIWVKHWLMLTSWTKLVVVDIPEFPLIYPRLTLLSTNYYFDKNNRLVITCNDTDMKGLSIITVINDKEFQVIKANEGECRFPFLCSYVPSVVRIPGFSKQDTSRIRWRKRRFN, from the exons ATGTCGGGAGATGCTGATTCTAGCAAATCTACTTCGGGTTACTTGGTAACATTTGCGGGTGGAGCTGTGGCATGGCAGTCAAGGTTGCAAAAGTGTGTTGCACTATCTACCACTGAGGCAGAGTTCATTGCTGCAGTTGAAGCTTGTAAAGAGCTtttgtggatgaagaacttctgtgaAGAGATCGGTTTCAAGCAAGAAAAGTATGTGTTGCTTTGTGATAGTCAAAGCGCTATTTGTCTCGGGAAGAATTCTACATTTCATTCGAAGTCAAAACACATTCAGAGGAGGTATCATTGGATACGTGATGTGGTTGCTTCTAAGGAAATGGAACTTGAGAAAGTTCATACGGATGATAATGGAGCTGATATGATGACGAAGTCATTACCGAGGGGGAAGCTTGAG ACTTTACCCTTACAAAAGTCCGACCATGCAAGACAAAGCTATGATTTTTACAAAGAAAGGTTTCAGCCCACAGATGACTTGCCATTCAGCTATGATGAGATGAATCCTATTGCACTAGAGATTTATAAAGGAGATAGGCTTTCGGTGTTGGAGCAATGTCACAAAACAAGGAAGATATGCATATGGGTGAAGCATTGGCTCATGCTTACTTCTTGGACCAAATTGGTGGTCGTGGACATACCAGAGTTTCCGCTTATATATCCACGTCTTACCCTCCTTTCTACAAATTATTATTTCGACAAAAACAATAGGCTTGTTATAACTTGTAATGATACTGACATGAAGGGTCTATCTATTATCACAGTCATCAACGACAAGGAATTCCAAGTAATTAAAGCTAATGAAGGGGAATGTCGTTTCCCTTTTTTATGCAGCTACGTTCCTAGCGTAGTTAGGATTCCAGGGTTTTCTAAGCAAGACACAAGTCGGATTCGCTGGAGAAAACGTAGATTCAACTAG